The following nucleotide sequence is from Pseudomonas putida S13.1.2.
AGAACAACTGGTTTCGCCGTTTTCCAGGTTGATACCTGGCAAGTACCGGGGGATCGAGGCTTGTACCTTGGCCCGGGCCTTGTGGCGGCTGGCGCTGGAGGAAGAGGACGGGGTGCGGATTGTGGAGTCGGATGAGCTTCGCAAGTTGGGCAAGATATAAGCGTCACCTGAAAGGGCCTCTTCGCGGGCACGCCCGCTCCCACAGGTACTGTGATCAACTGAGGACCACACAATCCTGTGGGAGCGGGCAAGCCCGCGAAATGGCCATCACAGGCCGCCGGTGGCCTGGAAGCCGACACCGGCCGCAGTCAGCAATGACAACGGCAACAACAGGGTATCGAGCAGCATGCTGCCGGGCAGGTCCAGCCCTGGATAGGCCGGTGCATCAGCCCCGTAATGATCGCGCGGGCAGCACCCGCCATTGATCACGTACAAATCCAGCCGGGTACCGGCATACACCACCGGCGCCCCTGGTTTTGCAGCATCCAGCGTGCGCACCGTGGCGCAGCCTCCCAGCATCACCAGCGCCGCCACACCCAACAGCGCTCGCTTCAATCATCCACCCCGAAGTGGTGCTCGCCCCACCGCGGCAACATGTCCTGGGGAATGGCCAGCAGGTTGAGAATGCGCGCCACGACAAAGTCGACCAGGTCGTCGATGGTCTGCGGCTGGTGATAGAAGCCCGGCGCCGCCGGCAGGATCACCGCGCCCATTTGCGACAGCTTGAGCATGTTCTCCAGATGGATGGTGGAAAACGGCGCTTCGCGCGGCACCAGGATCAGCTGGCGACGCTCCTTGAGGGTAACGTCGGCAGCGCGTTCGATAAGGTTGTTGCAAGCCCCCGTGGCAATCGCCGAAAGCGTACCGGTGGAACAGGGCACCACCACCATCGCCGCCGGGGCGCCGGAGCCGGAGGCTACCGGCGACATCCAGTCTTCCTTGCCGTACACACGGATCTGCCCATCGGCGGCGCCGGTGTATTCGGTAAGAAATGCCTGCATCGCCTGGGGCTTGGCCGGCAGCACCACGTCGGTCTCGGTGGCCATCACCAGTTGCGCGGCCTTGGAGATCAGGAAATGCACCTCACGGTCCTCGCGCACCAGGCAATCGAGCAGGCGCAGGCCATACTGGGCGCCTGAGGCGCCGGTCATGGCCAGGGTGATGCGTTCCGGCCCGCTCACTTCAGGGCCTCGGCCAGCTTGCCGTGCAGGCCACCAAAGCCGCCGTTGCTCATGATCACCACGTGGGTGCCCGGGCGTGCCTGGCCTTTGACCCGCTCGATGATCGCGTCGAGGCTGTCGGCCACCACGCTCGGTACCTTGCACTTCGCAGCGGTGGCCGCCAGGTCCCAGCCGAGGTTGGCCGGCGCGTACCAGATCACCTGGTCGGCGTCGTTGACGCTTTCCGGCAGACCGTCACGGTGGGCGCCAAGCTTCATCGAATTGGAGCGGGGCTCGATCACGGCAATCACCGGCGCCTCGCCAACGCGCTTGCGCAGGCCGTCGAGGGTGGTGGCGATGGCGGTCGGGTGGTGGGCGAAGTCATCGTAGATGGTCACGCCCTGCACGTCGGCAACTTTCTCCATGCGCCGCTTGACGCTCTTGAAGGCGCTCAGGCCCTCGATACCCATGGCCGGCACAACGCCGACATGGCGGGCCGCTGCCAAGGTGGCCAGGGCGTTGGCAACGTTGTGCTGGCCAGTCATTGCCCAGTCCACCACGCCCTGCGCCTCGCCCTCGAACAGTACTTCGAAACGCGACCCGTCGGGGCTGAGCAGGCGCGCCTGCCACTGGCCACCTTCGCCGGTCGTCTGCACCGGGGTCCAGCAACCCATGCCGATCACCCGTTCCAGCGCTTGCTCGGTGGCGGGGTGAATGACCAGGCCTTCGCCGGGAATGGTGCGCACCAAGTGGTGGAACTGCCGCTCGATCGAGGCCAAATCCGGGAAGATGTCCGCATGATCGAACTCAAGGTTGTTGAGGATCGCGGTACGTGGGTGGTAGTGGACAAACTTCGAGCGCTTGTCGAAGAAGGCGCTGTCGTACTCGTCGGCTTCGACCACGAAGAACGGCGTATCGCCCAGGCGTGCCGACACCGAGAAGTTCTGCGGCACACCGCCAATCAGGAAGCCCGGGCTCATGCCAGCATGTTCCAGCACCCAGGCCAGCATGCTGCTGGTGGTGGTCTTGCCGTGGGTGCCGGCAACGGCCAGTACCCAGCGGCCTTGCAGCACGTGGTCCGCCAGCCATTGCGGGCCGGAAACATAGGGCAGGCCCTTGTTCAGCACGTACTCCACTGCCGGGTTGCCACGCGACATGGCATTGCCGATGACCACCACGTCTGGCGCCGGGTCCAGCTGGGCTGGGTCATAGCCTTGAGTCAACTCGATGCCCTGGGCTTCGAGCTGGGTGCTCATCGGGGGATAGACGTTGGCGTCCGAGCCGGTGACGCGATGGCCAAGTTCCTTGGCCAGCACCGCCAGCGAGCCCATGAAAGTGCCGCAAATACCGAGAATGTGAATATGCATGGTCGACCTCGCAAAACATCGAGGCAGGGTAGCCCAGGGCGCGACAAATCGCACCCGCTGTTTCGCTCAGCCAGCCCTGGTGATGCCGTGTTTGCGCAGTTTTCGATACAAAGTATTGCGGCTGATGCCCAGGTGCTCGGCGACGCGGGTCAGGTGCCAGTGTTTTGCCTCCAGGGTCGCCAGCAGCGCATGGCGCTCGGCCTCTTTCAACGCTGCCGGCCCTATCGCCGGCAAGCCAGCTCCCACAGGTGCAGCGTCAGCTTCGAAAGCCCTGTTTACCCTGTAGGTGCAACTGCCTTCTAGCGCCTGTTCTGGCCTTGTCGCCGGCAAGCCGGATCCCCCTGGATTTACAAATGGCTTGAAGCCAGTGTGGTCGGGGTGGGAGCTGGCTTGCCGGCGATCGAGGGCAAAGCCCTCGCGGACGATGGCGGGGAGGTCCGAGAACATGATTCGGGCATCTTCGCAAAGCGCCACCAGGGTACGCAGCACATTGCGCATCTGCCGCACGTTCCCCGGCCAGGCGAAGTCGAGCAGTGCCTCCCGCGCTCTGGGTTCGATATCGACACGCTGCCCCTGCGCCTCCTGACGCAACAGAAAGTCCAGCAACTGCGCCTTGTCACTGCGATCGCGCACCGCAGGTAACGCCACCTCCAGCCCATTCAGGCGGTAATACAGGTCCTCGCGGAAACTGCCCTGCGCCACCCGCTCCAGCAGGTCACGGTGGGTAGCGCTGACAATGCGCACGTCAACCGCCTGCGGCTCACCACCAATCGGCACCACCTGGCGCTCTTCCAGCACCCGCAGCAGGCGGGTTTGCAGGGCCAGCGGCATGTCGCCGATCTCGTCCAGCAGCAAGGTGCCGCCGTCAGCCTGCAACAGCTTGCCGCGCATGCCTTCCTTGCGCGCGCCGGTAAAGCTGCCGCCGCGGTAACCGAACAGCTCACTTTCAATCAGGCTCTCCGGGATCGAGGCGCAGTTGATGGCGACAAACGGCTTGCCGCGCCGTTCACTGGTCTGGTGCACGGCCTGGGCGAAAGCCTCCTTGCCACAGCCGGTCTCGCCGCGCAGCAACAACGGCACGTCGCGCTCGAACACCCGCACGCAGCGGCGAAAGTCGTTTTGCAACGCCGGGTCGAGCAGGCAGATGGCCGGTTCCACATCGCGCACGGGCTGGCGGTGGGCGGTGGGCACAGACCACACCGGCGTACGTGCCTGGCCGCGCACACTGGCGAACACCTGGCGGCCGTCCACCGTGCGTAGCGGCCAGACCGTACTGCCTGCGGGCATGGCGCGGTTGAACAACTCGTCTTGGCTGCAGGCGAAGAAGCGCTGCACGGGTTTGCCCAGCACGCCACCGCGCACGGTACCCAGCAGGTTCAGCGCACTCTGGTTGGCCGCGCAGATGCGCCCGTCACCGTCGAAGGCCAACAAACCTTCGCTGAACAGGCCGACCGACTCGGCCTGCAGGTGGAAACGCAGCAGCCACTGCTGCTCGAAATGGCGCAGGAAATAGCAGCTTTCGATCATCTTCGCCGAAAGGTTGACCAATGCCATGGTGTGGAACTGGCTCTGGCGCGAAACATCGGGCCGGGCCGACGACACATCAAGCACCGCCAGCAGTTCACCATGGGGGTCGAACACCGGGCTGGCCGAGCAGGTCAGGCCGGTATGGCGGCCACGAAAGTGCTCGTTCTGGTGGATGGTCAGGGCCTGGCGCTCGACCAGGCAGGTGCCGATGCCGTTGGTGCCCTCGCGCGCTTCGCTCCAGTCGGCGCCCAGCCACAGCCCGGCACGCTCGAAGCTGCGCCGCTCGGTGGGTGCGCTGACGCAATTGAGGATCACCCCGCGGGCGTCGGTCAGCAGTACCGCGTGGCCGGCCCCGGAAAGCTGCTGGTGCAGGCTGTTCATTTCAGGGTCGGCAATTTGCAGCACCTGGCACAAGCGCTCGCGGCTTTCCAGCAGGCGCCCGTGCTCGAGCACCACCGGGGCCGCGATCACAGCAGGGTCGAGGTGGTAGTCCTCCAGGCAACGCAGCCAGGAGCGGGCGATGGACGGGTCACTGCCGCCCTCCCCGGCCCCGCCATGGGCAACGGTATGGACTTGCTGGGCATGGCGACTGAAAGGGTTGCTCTGCATTGTTGTAGTTCTCCGCAGATAGAGAGTCTGGTCAGCATCCTCCACCCGGGAAGCCTTTGCAATGCACCCGGCCATGACGTGTCGCAAATGGCACAAAGTGTCACCCCTGCGTGTACCCCCGCTGGCACACCAGCCGTTTACCGGTCCCAGACAACTGGCCCAAGTCATTGATTTGCCTGGCGTGCGAAACGCTGGCCCAACCTTTGCTCTACGCTTCTCAACTCCCCAACAAACATAACAGCCAGGAGACACACCATGCGTTACGCACATCCCGGTACCGACGGCGCGAAGGTTTCCTTCAAGAACCGCTATGGCAACTACATCGGTGGCGAGTTCGTAGCTCCGGTCAAGGGGCAGTATTTCGAAAACACGTCCCCGGTGAATGGCAAACTGATAGCCGAATTCCCTCGCTCCACTGCCGAAGACATCGATAAAGCGCTCGACGCCGCCCACGCCGCTGCCGACGCCTGGGGCCGCACGTCGGTGCAGGACCGCTCCAACGTGCTGTTGAAGATTGCCGACCGCATCGAGCAGAACCTTGAGCTGTTGGCGATTACCGAAACCTGGGACAACGGCAAGCCCATCCGCGAAACCCTCAACGCCGACATCCCCCTGGCCGTCGACCACTTCCGCTACTTCGCCGGCTGCATCCGCGCCCAGGAAGGCGGCGCTGCCGAGATCAACGAAGGCACCGTGGCCTATCACATCCACGAGCCGCTGGGCGTCGTCGGGCAGATCATTCCGTGGAACTTCCCCATCCTGATGGCTGCCTGGAAGCTGGCGCCTGCGCTGGCCGCCGGTAACTGCGTGGTGCTCAAGCCTGCCGAGCAGACGCCACTGGGCATCACCGTGCTGCTGGAAGTGATCGGCGACCTGTTGCCACCTGGCGTACTCAACGTGGTGCAAGGCTATGGCCGCGAAGCTGGTGAAGCCCTGGCTACCAGCAAGCGTATCGCCAAGATCGCCTTCACCGGTTCTACCCCGGTTGGCTCGCACATCATGAAATGCGCAGCCGAAA
It contains:
- the ubiX gene encoding flavin prenyltransferase UbiX; its protein translation is MSGPERITLAMTGASGAQYGLRLLDCLVREDREVHFLISKAAQLVMATETDVVLPAKPQAMQAFLTEYTGAADGQIRVYGKEDWMSPVASGSGAPAAMVVVPCSTGTLSAIATGACNNLIERAADVTLKERRQLILVPREAPFSTIHLENMLKLSQMGAVILPAAPGFYHQPQTIDDLVDFVVARILNLLAIPQDMLPRWGEHHFGVDD
- a CDS encoding aldehyde dehydrogenase family protein, whose translation is MRYAHPGTDGAKVSFKNRYGNYIGGEFVAPVKGQYFENTSPVNGKLIAEFPRSTAEDIDKALDAAHAAADAWGRTSVQDRSNVLLKIADRIEQNLELLAITETWDNGKPIRETLNADIPLAVDHFRYFAGCIRAQEGGAAEINEGTVAYHIHEPLGVVGQIIPWNFPILMAAWKLAPALAAGNCVVLKPAEQTPLGITVLLEVIGDLLPPGVLNVVQGYGREAGEALATSKRIAKIAFTGSTPVGSHIMKCAAENIIPSTVELGGKSPNVYFEDIMQAEPSFIEKAAEGMVLAFFNQGEVCTCPSRALVQESIYPQFMEVVMKKVLQIKRGDPLDTDTMVGAQASQQQFEKILSYLQIAQDEGAELLTGGKVEKLEGSLATGYYIQPTLLKGNNKMRVFQEEIFGPVVSVTTFKDEAEALAIANDTEFGLGAGVWTRDINRAYRMGRGIKAGRVWTNCYHLYPAHAAFGGYKKSGVGRETHKMMLDHYQQTKNLLVSYDINPLGFF
- the mpl gene encoding UDP-N-acetylmuramate:L-alanyl-gamma-D-glutamyl-meso-diaminopimelate ligase, with product MHIHILGICGTFMGSLAVLAKELGHRVTGSDANVYPPMSTQLEAQGIELTQGYDPAQLDPAPDVVVIGNAMSRGNPAVEYVLNKGLPYVSGPQWLADHVLQGRWVLAVAGTHGKTTTSSMLAWVLEHAGMSPGFLIGGVPQNFSVSARLGDTPFFVVEADEYDSAFFDKRSKFVHYHPRTAILNNLEFDHADIFPDLASIERQFHHLVRTIPGEGLVIHPATEQALERVIGMGCWTPVQTTGEGGQWQARLLSPDGSRFEVLFEGEAQGVVDWAMTGQHNVANALATLAAARHVGVVPAMGIEGLSAFKSVKRRMEKVADVQGVTIYDDFAHHPTAIATTLDGLRKRVGEAPVIAVIEPRSNSMKLGAHRDGLPESVNDADQVIWYAPANLGWDLAATAAKCKVPSVVADSLDAIIERVKGQARPGTHVVIMSNGGFGGLHGKLAEALK
- a CDS encoding sigma-54-dependent Fis family transcriptional regulator, which gives rise to MQSNPFSRHAQQVHTVAHGGAGEGGSDPSIARSWLRCLEDYHLDPAVIAAPVVLEHGRLLESRERLCQVLQIADPEMNSLHQQLSGAGHAVLLTDARGVILNCVSAPTERRSFERAGLWLGADWSEAREGTNGIGTCLVERQALTIHQNEHFRGRHTGLTCSASPVFDPHGELLAVLDVSSARPDVSRQSQFHTMALVNLSAKMIESCYFLRHFEQQWLLRFHLQAESVGLFSEGLLAFDGDGRICAANQSALNLLGTVRGGVLGKPVQRFFACSQDELFNRAMPAGSTVWPLRTVDGRQVFASVRGQARTPVWSVPTAHRQPVRDVEPAICLLDPALQNDFRRCVRVFERDVPLLLRGETGCGKEAFAQAVHQTSERRGKPFVAINCASIPESLIESELFGYRGGSFTGARKEGMRGKLLQADGGTLLLDEIGDMPLALQTRLLRVLEERQVVPIGGEPQAVDVRIVSATHRDLLERVAQGSFREDLYYRLNGLEVALPAVRDRSDKAQLLDFLLRQEAQGQRVDIEPRAREALLDFAWPGNVRQMRNVLRTLVALCEDARIMFSDLPAIVREGFALDRRQASSHPDHTGFKPFVNPGGSGLPATRPEQALEGSCTYRVNRAFEADAAPVGAGLPAIGPAALKEAERHALLATLEAKHWHLTRVAEHLGISRNTLYRKLRKHGITRAG
- a CDS encoding YceK/YidQ family lipoprotein, whose protein sequence is MKRALLGVAALVMLGGCATVRTLDAAKPGAPVVYAGTRLDLYVINGGCCPRDHYGADAPAYPGLDLPGSMLLDTLLLPLSLLTAAGVGFQATGGL